A genomic region of Fluviispira vulneris contains the following coding sequences:
- a CDS encoding DUF6178 family protein: MFMLRTPKYLSQESYDASAYRTLSSASEALHAVPWKPDAENPLAPALLNIDWLTAQPMLPFLTQVAPAHLLYRSIMSHGMGDSIEVIEWIRGAQLQKVLDYDLWEKSSALQTEDISYDKFMSWLRLWLQISPEFAVERLLELEEEIIVLIFSKIFEIIPEGVTQVTEEMRENWWLTEDKKFFLRLRDENPETFEQIKPFVDALYKNNVRLAGSVFAHAAMLVRQESLEDGLRWKNARLADQGFVAQEQALKILAPKSQKALKQIILDAQKLEEKRIEAFNKQKNSVASLITESSIDPEAVDNIVEFLSKLDCEEGVRYMQLALGEGTLKQLTGSENISPEYFYEDRDFINESTEKIIEKCQKLLVRSEFVYSRSVNKMNLSIEKVFAEITNNDPMKGSLLKERVAHISNILLSGVMQSISNDSLSRSLGIVKGLLNIGLEACLLSPIDYNIKLQEEKTELEKGVECLTLVGPEFLFQVGWNLLLNIAKETAQSLSDFDVNDPMGRNHLKTIRRITLSDASFIEVSLAKLVENQRYSDVSVWLSSVESYLSPEIFFIIESLLNRVPMYPNILSIDKQNDTFKFTRTVKPFETLDDLEKVKLFLKNLTRNLARE, encoded by the coding sequence ATGTTCATGCTACGTACGCCAAAATATTTATCTCAAGAAAGTTATGATGCAAGTGCTTACCGCACGTTGAGCTCTGCAAGCGAAGCTTTGCATGCCGTTCCATGGAAACCTGATGCAGAAAATCCACTGGCGCCTGCTTTATTGAATATAGATTGGTTAACAGCACAGCCCATGCTGCCATTTTTGACCCAAGTTGCTCCTGCTCACCTGCTTTATCGCAGTATTATGTCACATGGTATGGGCGATTCAATTGAGGTAATTGAGTGGATTCGTGGTGCTCAGTTACAAAAAGTATTAGATTACGATCTTTGGGAAAAATCTTCAGCTTTGCAAACCGAAGACATCTCTTACGATAAATTTATGTCATGGTTGAGATTGTGGTTACAAATCAGTCCTGAATTTGCGGTAGAACGTTTGCTTGAGCTTGAAGAAGAAATCATTGTTCTTATTTTCTCAAAAATATTTGAAATAATCCCTGAGGGAGTTACACAAGTCACTGAGGAAATGCGTGAAAACTGGTGGCTTACAGAAGATAAGAAATTCTTCTTACGCTTGCGCGACGAGAACCCAGAAACTTTTGAACAAATTAAACCATTTGTAGATGCACTGTACAAGAATAACGTGCGTCTTGCAGGTTCTGTTTTTGCGCATGCAGCAATGCTTGTGCGACAAGAATCTCTTGAAGATGGTTTGCGCTGGAAAAATGCTCGTCTTGCCGATCAAGGTTTTGTGGCACAAGAGCAAGCATTGAAAATTCTTGCGCCGAAGAGCCAAAAAGCTTTGAAACAAATTATTTTAGACGCTCAGAAGCTTGAAGAAAAAAGAATTGAAGCATTTAATAAACAAAAAAATTCTGTTGCTTCATTAATTACAGAAAGTTCTATCGATCCGGAAGCTGTTGATAATATTGTTGAATTCTTGTCAAAGCTTGATTGTGAAGAAGGTGTGCGCTACATGCAGCTTGCTTTAGGGGAAGGAACTCTAAAGCAGCTTACAGGATCAGAAAATATTTCCCCAGAGTATTTTTATGAAGACAGAGATTTTATCAATGAATCTACAGAAAAAATCATTGAAAAATGCCAAAAATTGTTAGTGAGATCCGAATTTGTTTACTCCCGCTCAGTCAATAAAATGAACTTATCAATTGAGAAGGTTTTTGCTGAAATAACAAATAATGACCCAATGAAAGGTTCTCTTTTAAAAGAAAGAGTTGCACATATTTCAAATATTTTACTTTCTGGAGTAATGCAGTCTATTAGTAATGACTCATTAAGCCGTTCATTAGGTATTGTAAAAGGTTTGCTGAATATAGGTTTAGAAGCTTGTTTACTCAGTCCAATTGATTATAATATTAAATTACAGGAAGAAAAAACTGAATTAGAAAAAGGTGTAGAATGCCTTACTCTTGTTGGTCCAGAATTTCTATTTCAAGTGGGATGGAATCTGTTACTTAATATTGCTAAAGAAACAGCTCAATCTCTTAGTGATTTTGACGTAAATGACCCTATGGGTAGAAATCATCTAAAGACAATTCGTCGAATCACTTTAAGTGATGCTTCATTTATTGAAGTGTCTCTTGCTAAACTCGTTGAAAATCAGAGATATTCTGATGTGAGTGTGTGGTTAAGTTCTGTCGAAAGTTATTTATCACCTGAAATCTTTTTTATTATTGAGTCTCTCTTGAATAGGGTTCCAATGTATCCGAACATTCTTTCTATAGATAAGCAGAATGATACATTTAAATTTACCCGAACAGTGAAACCTTTTGAAACTCTAGATGATCTAGAAAAGGTGAAACTATTTCTTAAAAATCTTACTAGAAATTTAGCTAGGGAGTAA
- a CDS encoding exonuclease domain-containing protein, whose amino-acid sequence MTFQNKHNRSFKPGFKTLRKEQTLPTEIIANPNRPQWISRLPAQIDIVFFDLETTGGNPQNSSIIEIGAIKYKHGKEVGRFETLVNPKRNIPSIVQKITHINNEMIKGAPTLEEIFDDFINFVGDSVIVAHGAQGDIAYLVHHMRELKNLEFKNYYFCTHLIVSNILPEIPSKTLSGVAEYFEIPVLDAHKALDDAEMTASVFWKLLEVCERNGFKTCEDLFKIQADAETVRKLGPGINPSIVDNIPTTPGILYILNSHHEISYITASVNLRKSLQQLTEISLDKEMNRIVVDASGFKFERTNNLLESLIKEKRELKRLSLSIDPRKSQSRSENFLQIFIPEDMLEYARDYPHKVPFIIPQHEEIHNGEFLEEETYVEENKINNNLYATFGEQDDTVIPITKTRRILSISRSDKFKILRRRNHSIESCVRIGHLKEGVGYCFGPFAQPKAVLQEVQELLKHFPIEFNNFTMQERFAHLRVIISLLNGNIEQEIKKIERENKKINALKNFSNYLRNLKLIKDINQISEYFNKNYMGNIPKSGLCLISNNDFKEFDVAVVVRGRVAKKSRLPFEQGDRLKSPRYFTRLFENYYDEIMAPLSPIVFTDDHCSDMELFSYWLQNKKGEGEWVEFSELEPLFNTTLL is encoded by the coding sequence ATGACGTTTCAAAATAAGCACAACCGCTCATTTAAGCCTGGATTTAAAACCCTGCGAAAAGAGCAAACTCTTCCCACAGAAATCATTGCGAACCCAAACCGTCCGCAATGGATAAGCCGTTTGCCAGCGCAAATTGATATTGTTTTTTTCGATCTTGAAACTACGGGTGGGAATCCACAAAATAGTTCTATTATTGAAATTGGTGCGATAAAATACAAACATGGCAAAGAAGTTGGGCGTTTTGAAACATTAGTCAATCCCAAAAGAAATATTCCAAGCATTGTGCAAAAAATAACTCATATTAATAATGAAATGATCAAAGGCGCACCAACTTTAGAAGAAATTTTTGATGACTTTATAAATTTCGTTGGAGATTCTGTCATAGTTGCACATGGAGCTCAAGGCGATATTGCTTATTTAGTTCATCATATGAGAGAATTAAAAAATTTAGAATTTAAAAATTATTATTTCTGCACACATCTCATCGTTTCAAATATTTTGCCAGAAATACCTTCAAAAACCTTATCAGGGGTTGCTGAATATTTTGAAATACCTGTACTAGATGCCCACAAAGCACTCGATGATGCAGAAATGACCGCTTCGGTTTTTTGGAAGCTTCTTGAAGTTTGCGAAAGAAATGGCTTTAAAACTTGTGAAGACCTTTTTAAAATACAAGCAGACGCAGAAACTGTCCGTAAACTTGGTCCGGGAATAAATCCTTCAATTGTGGACAATATTCCAACAACTCCTGGAATACTTTATATATTAAATTCTCATCATGAAATTTCATATATCACTGCAAGTGTTAATTTAAGAAAATCCTTACAACAATTAACTGAAATAAGTTTAGACAAAGAGATGAATCGTATTGTTGTTGACGCCTCTGGATTTAAATTTGAACGCACAAATAATTTATTAGAATCTCTCATTAAAGAAAAACGTGAATTAAAGCGTCTTTCGCTTTCAATCGATCCACGCAAAAGTCAAAGCAGAAGCGAAAATTTCTTACAAATTTTTATTCCTGAAGATATGCTTGAATATGCACGCGATTATCCTCATAAAGTGCCTTTCATTATACCCCAGCATGAAGAAATTCATAACGGGGAGTTTTTGGAAGAAGAAACATATGTAGAAGAAAATAAAATAAATAATAATCTCTATGCTACTTTTGGTGAGCAAGATGACACTGTCATTCCAATTACAAAAACAAGACGTATTTTAAGTATTTCTCGTTCCGATAAATTCAAAATATTAAGACGCAGAAATCATTCCATTGAATCTTGTGTGCGCATAGGACATTTAAAAGAAGGTGTAGGTTATTGCTTTGGCCCATTTGCCCAACCCAAAGCTGTGTTGCAAGAAGTGCAAGAACTGCTCAAACATTTTCCAATAGAATTTAATAATTTTACTATGCAAGAAAGATTTGCGCATTTGCGAGTGATAATTTCTCTTTTAAACGGAAATATTGAACAAGAAATTAAGAAAATTGAAAGAGAAAATAAAAAAATCAATGCTTTGAAAAATTTCTCAAATTATCTGCGTAATTTAAAGCTTATCAAAGATATCAATCAAATCTCTGAGTACTTTAATAAAAATTATATGGGTAATATTCCTAAATCAGGTCTTTGCCTTATCTCGAATAACGATTTTAAAGAGTTTGATGTTGCCGTTGTCGTCCGAGGCAGAGTGGCGAAAAAGAGCCGCCTTCCTTTTGAACAAGGCGATCGCTTAAAAAGCCCCCGTTACTTTACAAGACTCTTTGAAAATTATTACGACGAAATCATGGCACCGCTTTCGCCAATTGTTTTCACCGATGACCATTGCTCAGACATGGAATTATTTTCCTACTGGTTGCAGAATAAAAAAGGTGAAGGTGAATGGGTTGAATTCTCAGAATTAGAGCCTTTGTTTAATACGACTTTATTGTAA
- a CDS encoding MBL fold metallo-hydrolase yields the protein MAHRSFKSKYPKKTVLSTNKTFTGTEQFVTFWGVRGTIPTPEQNRLKYGGNTPCIEILNISTQKHNSLIFDAGTGIIKCCENALLRGDRVFHLFFSHMHYDHIIGLTKFLPFFRKDCKIHIYGQAKFSKTLKEIIQHFFIAPFFPVEFYQLPALNNIYFHELNGLNQIEIDGIHVDIQALNHPQEALAFRVWSLDKKTSVVYATDHEHGSNLDIELEKFIKETDIFIYDSTFSESNYKNHIGWGHSTAKEGATLAKNANVKNYIIFHHDPSSTDTFLEEKILFEAKKIFEQSYLATEYQSINVSELHTLLTTK from the coding sequence GTGGCTCATCGCTCTTTTAAGAGCAAATATCCAAAAAAAACAGTATTATCCACAAATAAAACCTTCACGGGTACAGAGCAATTTGTTACGTTTTGGGGCGTGCGCGGAACCATTCCAACACCAGAACAAAACAGACTAAAATACGGTGGCAACACTCCATGTATTGAAATACTTAACATTTCAACACAAAAACACAATTCTTTAATTTTTGATGCGGGCACCGGCATAATAAAGTGCTGTGAAAACGCACTGTTACGAGGAGATAGAGTTTTTCACCTATTTTTTTCCCATATGCATTACGACCATATCATAGGTTTAACAAAATTCCTCCCCTTTTTTAGGAAGGATTGTAAAATTCACATTTACGGCCAAGCTAAGTTCTCAAAAACACTGAAAGAAATTATTCAACATTTTTTTATTGCCCCCTTTTTTCCTGTTGAATTTTATCAGCTCCCCGCCCTCAATAATATCTATTTTCACGAATTAAATGGTCTAAATCAGATTGAAATTGACGGAATTCATGTAGATATTCAAGCACTCAATCACCCACAGGAAGCTCTCGCATTTAGAGTTTGGAGTTTGGATAAAAAAACCAGCGTGGTTTATGCAACAGACCATGAACATGGCTCTAATTTAGATATCGAACTTGAAAAATTTATTAAAGAAACAGATATATTTATTTATGACTCCACATTCTCAGAGAGTAATTATAAAAATCATATTGGTTGGGGGCATTCCACTGCAAAAGAAGGTGCCACTTTGGCGAAAAATGCAAATGTAAAAAATTATATAATATTCCATCACGATCCCTCAAGTACAGATACATTTCTCGAAGAAAAAATATTATTTGAAGCGAAAAAAATTTTTGAACAAAGCTATCTTGCAACTGAATATCAAAGCATAAACGTCAGCGAGCTACATACGTTATTGACGACAAAGTAA